Proteins encoded together in one Anticarsia gemmatalis isolate Benzon Research Colony breed Stoneville strain chromosome 1, ilAntGemm2 primary, whole genome shotgun sequence window:
- the LOC142977112 gene encoding 17-beta-hydroxysteroid dehydrogenase 13-like isoform X1 — translation MATATVETNKNGGTQTIMENAPWTDEQGIAMKVYNGIALALEILVLYVKMTATWLHCLYQFFVPPEPKSVNGEIILITGAGHGMGRETALRFGKLGGVIVCVDINPTGNQETVDIIKEHKGKAHRFECDVTDREAINALAERIKREVGEVTMLVNNAGIMPCKPLLQTSEKEIRASFEVNIIAHLWLLQAFLPSMMEKNHGHIVAMSSMAGVVGLRNLVPYCATKFAVRGLMEALHEELREDKKDYSGIKLTVICPYIVDTGLCKNPKIKFPSLMKILTPQEAADSIVDAVRRNYYEITIPSSLYYINQICRAFPREVPLYLKDFLDSGLEAHT, via the exons ATGGCGACTGCCACAGTGGAAACTAATAAAAACGGTGGAACACAAACAATAATGGAGAATGCACCATG GACTGACGAGCAAGGCATAGCCATGAAGGTGTACAACGGAATAGCGCTGGCCCTGGAGATCCTGGTGCTGTACGTGAAGATGACAGCCACCTGGCTGCACTGCCTCTACCAGTTCTTCGTACCACCTGAACCTAAGAGCGTCAATGGCGAGATTATTCTT ataaccGGAGCCGGCCACGGCATGGGCCGTGAGACAGCGCTCCGCTTCGGCAAGCTGGGTGGAGTGATCGTGTGCGTGGACATTAACCCCACCGGCAACCAAGAGACTGTTGACATCATCAAAGAACACAAAGGAAAAGCCCACCGATTCGA GTGTGACGTCACCGACCGTGAAGCTATAAACGCCCTGGCTGAGAGGATCAAGCGTGAAGTGGGAGAGGTCACGATGCTGGTGAACAACGCCGGTATCATGCCCTGCAAGCCGCTCCTGCAGACCTCCGAGAAGGAGATCCGGGCCTCTTTCGAAGTTAACATTATTGCTCATTTGTGG CTTCTCCAAGCTTTCCTACCCTCGATGATGGAGAAGAACCACGGACATATCGTCGCCATGTCGTCTATGGCCGGTGTGGTCGGTCTCCGTAACTTGGTACCTTATTGTGCCACCAAGTTTGCCGTCCGAGGGCTGATGGAAGCTCTCCATGAGGAACTGAGGGAGGACAAGAAGGATTACAGTGGA ATCAAACTGACAGTGATTTGCCCGTACATCGTGGACACTGGTCTGTGCAAGAACCCCAAGATCAAGTTCCCCTCGCTGATGAAGATCCTCACGCCGCAGGAGGCCGCCGACAGCATCGTGGACGCAGTCAGGAGGAACTACTACGAGATCACCATTCCGAGCtcgctttattatattaaccaG aTTTGCAGAGCCTTCCCAAGAGAAGTGCCGCTGTACCTAAAGGACTTCTTAGATTCCGGTTTGGAAGCGCACACATAA
- the LOC142977112 gene encoding 17-beta-hydroxysteroid dehydrogenase 13-like isoform X2 — protein sequence MWFDVSFVGKSGGIQNLLFFETDEQGIAMKVYNGIALALEILVLYVKMTATWLHCLYQFFVPPEPKSVNGEIILITGAGHGMGRETALRFGKLGGVIVCVDINPTGNQETVDIIKEHKGKAHRFECDVTDREAINALAERIKREVGEVTMLVNNAGIMPCKPLLQTSEKEIRASFEVNIIAHLWLLQAFLPSMMEKNHGHIVAMSSMAGVVGLRNLVPYCATKFAVRGLMEALHEELREDKKDYSGIKLTVICPYIVDTGLCKNPKIKFPSLMKILTPQEAADSIVDAVRRNYYEITIPSSLYYINQICRAFPREVPLYLKDFLDSGLEAHT from the exons ATGTGGTTCGATGTATCGTTTGTTGGGAAGAGCGGTGGGATTCAGAACCTTTTGTTTTTTGA GACTGACGAGCAAGGCATAGCCATGAAGGTGTACAACGGAATAGCGCTGGCCCTGGAGATCCTGGTGCTGTACGTGAAGATGACAGCCACCTGGCTGCACTGCCTCTACCAGTTCTTCGTACCACCTGAACCTAAGAGCGTCAATGGCGAGATTATTCTT ataaccGGAGCCGGCCACGGCATGGGCCGTGAGACAGCGCTCCGCTTCGGCAAGCTGGGTGGAGTGATCGTGTGCGTGGACATTAACCCCACCGGCAACCAAGAGACTGTTGACATCATCAAAGAACACAAAGGAAAAGCCCACCGATTCGA GTGTGACGTCACCGACCGTGAAGCTATAAACGCCCTGGCTGAGAGGATCAAGCGTGAAGTGGGAGAGGTCACGATGCTGGTGAACAACGCCGGTATCATGCCCTGCAAGCCGCTCCTGCAGACCTCCGAGAAGGAGATCCGGGCCTCTTTCGAAGTTAACATTATTGCTCATTTGTGG CTTCTCCAAGCTTTCCTACCCTCGATGATGGAGAAGAACCACGGACATATCGTCGCCATGTCGTCTATGGCCGGTGTGGTCGGTCTCCGTAACTTGGTACCTTATTGTGCCACCAAGTTTGCCGTCCGAGGGCTGATGGAAGCTCTCCATGAGGAACTGAGGGAGGACAAGAAGGATTACAGTGGA ATCAAACTGACAGTGATTTGCCCGTACATCGTGGACACTGGTCTGTGCAAGAACCCCAAGATCAAGTTCCCCTCGCTGATGAAGATCCTCACGCCGCAGGAGGCCGCCGACAGCATCGTGGACGCAGTCAGGAGGAACTACTACGAGATCACCATTCCGAGCtcgctttattatattaaccaG aTTTGCAGAGCCTTCCCAAGAGAAGTGCCGCTGTACCTAAAGGACTTCTTAGATTCCGGTTTGGAAGCGCACACATAA